CAGGAAGATGTCACCCTGCGGGTGCCGCCCCGCCGTGGTCACGTCCGAGTCCAGCAGGAACCGGCTGCCCGAGTTCGGGCCGCGCTGCACGATCAGCAGCGCCGAACCCAGCGGCAGCGCGTCGATCGCCGCCATCACCTCGGCGGACAGCGCCGGAGTGGCGCCCGTCGACGTCGCGTTCGGGTCGTACGACTCGATGCCGGAGATCGAGATGGTCGAGGTGGTCTCCACCGCGCCCTCCGGGGAACCGCCGCCGCCACGCAGCTGAGTACCGCAGTTCGAGCAGAACCGGGCCGTCGCCGGATTCTGGTTCCCGCACCGCGGGCACGGGCTGGTGCCAGCCATGTTCACAGCCTCCTGGCGCGGCACACCCGACTGGACGTGCCCGGCATAGGGGTCCGGGGCAAACCCTCCACCGGAGGTTGAGGGTCCTGACGCGAAACCTATGCGCGGCCCGCCCGCCGAATCAACCGACGCGCCGTACCCGGCGTCGAACTGCCCGGTCGGAATGCCCGCACCCTGGGTCACGTCGTCCCGGTACATCGGACGCTGCCCGTCCGGTGCCGGACGCATCGGCGGAACCCCCGCGTCCTCCTGCCGGTACCGGGCGGTCGGCGCCTCCGTCGCAGCCTGCTTGTTACGGCCGAAAAGCTTCGAGAAAAAACTCACGGGCGAATCCCCTTGCGTGTGACAGAACCGCCCGCGGGGCAGGGTTCAAGGCTCGGTGTGGCGGTGGACCCGGCATCGGACCGGGCACTGACGGTCGGTGGAACCCAGTGTCGCCGACGCTCTGCGGGCACCCACCACCGGGGGCGGCCCGCAGCTGACGAACCGTACGGAGCGCGCCCCGTCACTTCGCCGCCGGCTTGCCGTACTGCAACGGCTTCGGGGTGGCCAACGCGTCCACCACCACCTTCTGCTGCTGGACGATGGTCGCCCGCGCCTGCTGCTTCTCCAGACTGCGCACCACGCCACCGGGAATGTTCAGCGCCGGAGTCAGATCCTGCGGGTTGCCCACCACGGTGAAGCGGAACGGCTGCGACACGCTCTTCCCGTCGATCTGCACACCACTGCCCGACGCGTTGTCGGTGAAGTACGTCCCGGCCACCACGCGCACGTCGTTGATCTGAATCGCCTCCGCCCCCGCCGCTCGGAGTTCCTGCAGGGTGTCCAGCAGCATATCCGCCTTCACCTGCCCTTGGGGATCATCGATCGTCAGCACGATCCCCGGGCCGCTCGCCTTCTCCGTCCCCGCCAGCACACCCAGTTCGGCGGCCTTCTTCCGGGTCTGCTCCTGCGCCTCCTTGGCCTGGTTGGAGGAGTTCTCCAACTGCGCCAAGGACTGCTCCAGCTGCGTCTTCTCCAACTGGAGACGCTGCTGACGCCCGTCCAGTTCGTCCAGGATCCGCACCAGGTCCTCCTGCCGCGCCCCGCGCAGCTGGCTGTGGTCGTTCGTCGACCGCACCTGGATCGCCAGCGCCAGCCCCAGCGCGAACAGCAGCAGCGCCACCACCAGCTGGCCCCGCGACACCCGCGGCGGCCACATCGCCGCCTTCAGCCGCGACCGGCCCTCCGACGGCAACCGCACCGGCTGACGGTCCGTCACCGGACGCTCCGCCTCCGTCTCGGGCTGCGGCTCCGGCTCCACGGACTGCGCGGGCTGCTCCGCAGCGGGCTCGGCCGGTGCCTGCTCGGCCTCGACCGGCTCCGCGGCCTGCGCCGGCTCCACCGTCGCGGACTCCTCCACCGGCTCGTCCGCCCCGGAACGCTCCGGCTGCTCCTTCTCCTCGCTCACAGCCGCTCCCTACGCCCTGAACACGTGCCGACGGATCGCCGCGGCATTCGAGAAGATCCGGATGCCCAGCACCACCACCACGCCGGTGGACAGCTGCGAGCCCACGCCCAGCTGGTCGCCCAGGAACACGATCAGCGCCGCCACCACCACGTTCGACAGGAACGACACCACGAAGACCTTGTCGTCGAAGATCCCGTCCAGCATCGCCCGGACCCCGCCGAACACCGCGTCCAGCGCCGCCACCACCGCGATCGGCAGGTACGGCACCACCGCGTTCGGCACCTCCGGCTGCACGAACACGCCGACGACCACGCCGATCACGAGACCCAGTACGGCAATCACGGTGTAGCAGCTCCTGTTCCAGTGGGAGTGGACTTCACGGTCGAACGCCCCGACGGTGACTTCGATCCGGACGGCGAGGGACTCGAGGACGGGCTCGCAGAGGGGGACGGGGACGCGTCGACCCCGGCCACCCGCAGCGTCACGCCCAGCGCCGGCGGCAGCGTCAGCGACTTCTGCACCGACACCGTCGAGCGGATGCCGTAGCTGTCCTGAATGATCTTCAGGTAGCGGCCGCCCTCGTTGTCCTGGAAGGCCTGCGCCAGCCGCGGCCCGTCCCCGATCGCCAGCAGCGTGTACGGCGGCACCAGCGGGCGGTTGTCCACCAGGATCGCGTCACCCGCCGCCCGGATCGCCGACAGCGCCGTCAGCCGCTGCCCGTTCACCGACACCCCCTCCGCGCCGGCCAGCCACAGGCCGTTCACCGCGTACTGCAGGTCGTGGTCCTTCACCCGGCCGCTGTTGCCGAAGGTCTCCGCGGTCCGCGGGTCGCTGACGTTACCGCCCACGCCCGTCCCCGACGCGTCGTCGATCACCAGCTTGATCCCCGGCCCGGTGATGCCGCCCGTACCCGTCTGGGCCGCCAACTGCGCCACCCCGGCGTCGTTCCCCGCCGCCAGCGCCTGGGCCTGCGCCTGGTCGACCCGCTCGCGGTCCTGCTCGACCTGGCGCTGCAGGGCGTCCGCCGCCTTGTTGGCGTCGCTCACCCGGCTCACCAGGGCGTCCCGCTCCTTCGCCAGGACGGGCGCCGCGGCCTGCGTGTTCACCGCCCCCACCGTCACCACGGTGGCCGCCAGTGCCAGGCCCACGGCCAGCACCAGCCGCCCCCTGGCCGTGGTCGGCAGCCGCGAACTGCCCTCCGCCCCGCGCGCCCGGGCCGCCTCCGCGTACCCGTCGTCGAGCGAGTGGTCCATCACCGTGTTCAGCAGGGACATCGAGGCGTCCGGGCGGCGGAA
The DNA window shown above is from Streptomyces sp. TLI_171 and carries:
- a CDS encoding FHA domain-containing protein, yielding MSFFSKLFGRNKQAATEAPTARYRQEDAGVPPMRPAPDGQRPMYRDDVTQGAGIPTGQFDAGYGASVDSAGGPRIGFASGPSTSGGGFAPDPYAGHVQSGVPRQEAVNMAGTSPCPRCGNQNPATARFCSNCGTQLRGGGGSPEGAVETTSTISISGIESYDPNATSTGATPALSAEVMAAIDALPLGSALLIVQRGPNSGSRFLLDSDVTTAGRHPQGDIFLDDVTVSRRHVEFRRQRDGGFSVADVGSLNGTYVNRERIDEVLLSNGDEVQIGKYRLVFFASHHRGY
- a CDS encoding DUF881 domain-containing protein, with the translated sequence MSEEKEQPERSGADEPVEESATVEPAQAAEPVEAEQAPAEPAAEQPAQSVEPEPQPETEAERPVTDRQPVRLPSEGRSRLKAAMWPPRVSRGQLVVALLLFALGLALAIQVRSTNDHSQLRGARQEDLVRILDELDGRQQRLQLEKTQLEQSLAQLENSSNQAKEAQEQTRKKAAELGVLAGTEKASGPGIVLTIDDPQGQVKADMLLDTLQELRAAGAEAIQINDVRVVAGTYFTDNASGSGVQIDGKSVSQPFRFTVVGNPQDLTPALNIPGGVVRSLEKQQARATIVQQQKVVVDALATPKPLQYGKPAAK
- a CDS encoding small basic family protein; this translates as MIAVLGLVIGVVVGVFVQPEVPNAVVPYLPIAVVAALDAVFGGVRAMLDGIFDDKVFVVSFLSNVVVAALIVFLGDQLGVGSQLSTGVVVVLGIRIFSNAAAIRRHVFRA
- a CDS encoding DUF881 domain-containing protein, producing MWRMPATPTPSDPEGRFRRPDASMSLLNTVMDHSLDDGYAEAARARGAEGSSRLPTTARGRLVLAVGLALAATVVTVGAVNTQAAAPVLAKERDALVSRVSDANKAADALQRQVEQDRERVDQAQAQALAAGNDAGVAQLAAQTGTGGITGPGIKLVIDDASGTGVGGNVSDPRTAETFGNSGRVKDHDLQYAVNGLWLAGAEGVSVNGQRLTALSAIRAAGDAILVDNRPLVPPYTLLAIGDGPRLAQAFQDNEGGRYLKIIQDSYGIRSTVSVQKSLTLPPALGVTLRVAGVDASPSPSASPSSSPSPSGSKSPSGRSTVKSTPTGTGAATP